One window from the genome of Oryza glaberrima chromosome 3, OglaRS2, whole genome shotgun sequence encodes:
- the LOC127768163 gene encoding protein TORNADO 2-like: MALNYVGLAAINLVAALLSIPVIAAGIWLSAQVDSACVQLLQWPLIGLGVAVLAVGLAGFVAAFWRLPWLLLAYLVGMLLLVVALACLAVFVFVVTGGASSGGHTVPSRAFLEYELDDFSGSWLRGRVDEPAGRWEQIKTCLAATPICSDVNQTYATAQDFFSASWLTPLQSGCCKPPTRCGYTFVTPISWISPISAAADPDCGAWSNDPSQLCYSCSSCKAGLLHNLSREWRRADLILLVATVALLAVYAFACYAFRTAKTDDLFRRYRQGYT, encoded by the coding sequence ATGGCCCTCAACTATGTGGGCTTGGCGGCCATCAACCTGGTGGCTGCGCTGCTCTCCATCCCTGTCATCGCCGCCGGTATCTGGCTCTCCGCACAGGTGGACAGCGCCTGCGTCCAACTGCTCCAGTGGCCGCTGAtcggcctcggcgtcgccgtcctcgccgtcggtCTCGCCGGCTTCGTCGCCGCCTTCTGGCGCCTGCCCTGGCTTCTCCTCGCCTACTTGGTCGGCATGCTCCTCCTCGTGGTGGCGCTCGCCTGCCTCGCtgtcttcgtcttcgtcgtcaccggcggcgcgtCGTCGGGTGGTCACACCGTGCCCAGCCGGGCCTTCCTCGAGTACGAGCTCGACGATTTCTCGGGCAGCTGGCTACGCGGCCGCGTGGACGAGCCTGCAGGCAGATGGGAGCAGATCAAGACGTGCCTGGCCGCCACGCCCATCTGCTCCGACGTCAACCAGACATACGCCACGGCGCAGGATTTCTTCTCCGCCTCCTGGCTCACCCCGCTGCAGTCCGGGTGCTGCAAGCCTCCCACCAGGTGTGGCTACACCTTCGTCACCCCGATCTCGTGGATTAGCCccatcagcgccgccgccgacccggatTGCGGCGCCTGGAGCAACGACCCTTCTCAGCTCTGCTACTCCTGCTCCTCCTGCAAGGCTGGCCTTCTCCACAACCTCAGCAGGGAGTGGCGCCGAGCTgatctcatcctcctcgtcgccaccgtcgcgcTCCTCGCCGTCTACGCATTCGCCTGCTACGCCTTCCGTACCGCCAAGACCGACGACCTCTTCCGCCGCTACAGGCAGGGCTACACGTAA
- the LOC127767701 gene encoding uncharacterized protein LOC127767701: MAPPPPRNTSPPTSASNNSSSSSSKAKKKAVTPAQVAFLVERYLADNGFSASLAAFRTDAAHLFTKAAPVPPKGLLPLSDILHDYVALKEARLAVDSAMHAMHNLVSAYYPHHPPPPAPAPSSPTQFFAASSPPAVPAGAGAVAGYASPIIRYTQTSSSVVVHNSSTSEANAMSTPAQAPAAAPISFPAKKRKAATTKSAAKSKKTCIAPTASSHPKGKTVASQLSLDNSERHSAMAKLPVQGSSVAKSLFNPLQPQVHSSPCTPQQNNPIVAYQTERASSSVVANAHTQQEVASSQCSMVSSKTLIVSPLKGAAYYAVERSYHVSSPLKPSSHKSSKREHVKGKLDFGTCDDRPCSNEAICEEASTSSDVEKQDDFDIDFTNLDIFDGDFSFSELLVDLDLDSEGVHCLNPPTNAEVQRLEGVADPMKAMAEDPTEDINSQGAASAVTCVRAITKRIKIVSPVKGRAGAAP, translated from the exons atggcgccgccgccgcccaggaaCACCTCTccccccacctccgcctccaacaacagcagcagcagcagcagcaaggccAAGAAGAAGGCGGTCACCCCCGCCCAGGTCGCCTTCCTTGTCGAGCGCTACCTCGCCGACAACGGCTtctccgcctccctcgccgccttccGAACCGACGCCGCCCACCTCTTCACCAAGGCCGCCCCCGTCCCCCCCAAgggcctcctccccctctccgaCATCCTCCACGACTACGTCGCCCTCAAGGAGgcccgcctcgccgtcgactcTGCAATGCACGCAATGCACAACCTCGTCTCGGCATACTACCCccatcatcctcctccccccgcgccggcgccctccTCACCCACGCAGTTCTTCGCCGCCTCATCACCTCCAG CCGTccctgctggtgctggtgctgttGCTGGGTATGCTTCGCCAATCATACGCTACACGCAGACATCCTCCTCAGTTGTTGTCCACAACTCCAGCACATCAGAGGCCAACGCCATGTCCACACCAGCTCAGGCGCCAGCCGCAGCGCCTATCTCGTTCCCTGCCAAgaagaggaaggcggcgacTACAAAGTCTGCTGCAAAGTCCAAGAAAACCTGCATCGCGCCAACTGCCAGCTCGCATCCAAAAG GTAAAACTGTGGCCTCTCAATTGTCGCTTGATAACTCAGAACGACATTCAGCCATGGCTAAGCTCCCTGTGCAAGGCTCATCTGTTGCAAAAAGCTTATTCAATCCTCTCCAACCTCAAGTCCATTCTTCTCCATGCACACCTCAACAAAACAATCCCATCGTTGCTTATCAAACAGAAAGGGCATCATCCTCCGTGGTTGCTAATGCTCATACCCAACAGGAGGTTGCTTCTTCTCAATGCTCAATGGTTTCTTCCAAGACTCTTATCGTCAGTCCTCTCAAAGGTGCTGCATATTATGCTGTTGAGAGAAGTTACCATGTCAGCTCCCCCTTGAAACCAAGCTCCCACAAATCATCCAAAAGGGAGCATGTCAAAGGGAAGCTGGATTTTGGTACTTGTGATGATAGGCCATGTTCAAATGAAGCGATTTGCGAAGAAGCCTCTACCTCCTCTGATGTCGAGAAGCAAGATGATTTTGACATCGACTTCACAAACCTAGACATATTTGATGGCGATTTTTCATTCTCTGAGCTTCTAGTTGACCTTGATCTTGACTCTGAAGGCGTTCATTGCCTCAACCCTCCCACCAATGCTGAAGTTCAAAG ATTGGAGGGTGTAGCAGATCCTATGAAGGCAATGGCAGAAGATCCCACGGAGGATATCAATTCACAAG GAGCAGCATCAGCAGTCACTTGTGTTAGAGCTATAACTAAGAGGATAAAGATTGTTAGCCCTG TGAAGGGTCGTGCAGGCGCAGCTCCTTAG